In Phyllopteryx taeniolatus isolate TA_2022b chromosome 1, UOR_Ptae_1.2, whole genome shotgun sequence, the following proteins share a genomic window:
- the tmed4 gene encoding transmembrane emp24 domain-containing protein 4 produces MLAAAALRVILLAAWLHPSYALYFHIGETEKKCFIEEIPDETMVIGKYQTQLWDKQTNSFLPSTPGLGMHVEIKDPDAKVILSRQYGSDGRFTFTSHTPGEHQICLHSNSTKMALFAGGKLRVHLDIQVGEHTNNYPEIAAKDKLSELQLRARQLLDQVEQIQKEQNYQRYREERFRMTSESTNQRVLWWSIAQTLILIITGIWQMKHLKSFFEAKKLV; encoded by the exons ATGCTCGCAGCCGCTGCACTTAGAGTTATTTTGCTAGCAGCTTGGCTTCATCCAAGTTATGCACTCTATTTCCACATTGGGGAGACGGAGAAAAAATGCTTCATCGAGGAAATTCCAGACGAAACCATGGTGATCG GAAAGTACCAAACACAGCTTTGGGATAAACAAACTAATTCCTTCCTCCCATCCACACCGGGTCTTGGGATGCATGTTGAGATCAAGGACCCTGACGCAAAG GTCATTCTGTCTCGTCAGTATGGGTCCGATGGTCGGTTCACCTTCACATCTCATACTCCAGGAGAGCACCAGATATGTCTGCACTCCAACTCCACCAAGATGGCGCTGTTTGCTGGAGGGAAACTG AGAGTGCATCTGGATATTCAGGTTGGAGAACATACCAATAACTACCCTGAAATTGCAGCCAAGGACAAACTGTCTGAGCTGCAGCTGCGTGCCAGACAGCTTCTCGATCAGGTGGAACAGATCCAGAAAGAGCAAAATTACCAAAGG TATCGAGAGGAGCGCTTCCGTATGACCAGTGAGAGCACCAACCAACGCGTCCTCTGGTGGTCCATCGCTCAGAcactcatcctcatcatcacagGCATATGGCAGATGAAGCACCTCAAGAGCTTCTTCGAAGCTAAGAAACTGGTTTAG